Proteins from one Malaya genurostris strain Urasoe2022 chromosome 2, Malgen_1.1, whole genome shotgun sequence genomic window:
- the LOC131431044 gene encoding uncharacterized protein LOC131431044, translated as MNVRSAMIDFKLMDFIQLTKTCVYTQIIYSPADNFSLFSLPRTMLPTTLQLSLLVCHLASMQVTAKPSGICTQHRERIKHHFYAVRHCQRSNQSIIGLINTNTVQDCAEFARTKQGMAFNFGPANRVRNNLFDTMESHSTNTGGTSSWSSKKEDSTSTDPDEFYNCQILECPEYQNFSSIVNDTRFDYYSLYSRPTPSINATCLPSIGMFILDDRKLNYSQAYNECRSMSGSLAHIASEARTNMIARMCAAQGDVVINGTSNITDPNVYYVGLNETARQKFYTSADEPLDCFLYRAWAPGHPRKTRQPSCVAISTNRSWTTHNCNQPKRFVCELHTSGPPKHEVQLKR; from the exons ATGAATGTACGGTCAGCTATGATTGATTTTAAGTTGATGGATTTCATTCAACTAACAAAAACATGTGTCTACACTCAAATAATTTATTCACCGGCAGATAATTTTTCTCTGTTCAGTTTACCTCGGACAATGCTTCCAACTACATTGCAACTATCGCTACTAGTTTGTCATTTGGCGTCCATGCAGGTGACAGCAAAACCAAGTGGAATTTGCACACAGCATCGAGAACGGATAAAGCATCACTTTTACGCTGTTCGCCATTGTCAACGATCGAATCAATCCATTATCGGACTAATCAATACAAATACGGTTCAAGACTGTGCTGAATTCGCGAGAACAAAGCAAGGTATGGCATTCAATTTCGGACCCGCGAATCGAGTTCGAAACAATCTGTTTGATACGATGGAATCCCACAGTACCAATACCGGAGGCACATCATCGTGGTCATCAAAAAAAGAAGACTCTACCTCTACTGATCCGGATGAGTTTTACAACTGTCAGATTCTAGAATGTCCTGAGTATCAGAATTTTTCGTCGATCGTGAACGATACTCGATTCGATTACTATAGCTTGTACAGTAGGCCTACTC CTTCCATAAATGCTACTTGTCTGCCGTCTATTGGAATGTTTATCTTGGATGACCGAAAACTAAACTATTCTCAGGCATACAATGAGTGTCGGTCAATGAGTGGCAGTCTGGCTCATATTGCTAGTGAAGCTAGAACGAATATGATTGCCAGAATGTGCGCTGCTCAGGGTGATGTTGTGATCAATGGAACCtcaaatattactgatcctaaCGTTTATTACGTTGGCCTCAATGAAACTGCACGACAAAAATTTTATACTTCTGCAGATGAACCATTGGATTGTTTCTTGTATAGAGCGTGGGCCCCGGGTCATCCAAG AAAAACTCGACAACCTAGCTGCGTTGCTATATCGACCAACCGTTCGTGGACCACACACAACTGCAATCAGCCGAAACGATTCGTTTGTGAGTTGCACACATCCGGTCCACCCAAACATGAAGTACAACTCAAAAGGTAA